Below is a genomic region from Oryzias melastigma strain HK-1 linkage group LG7, ASM292280v2, whole genome shotgun sequence.
aaaactgcACCGGGTTTTTTCCACCGTAAAATTCTGCTCTTTTGCTAAACAAatgaaagtgtaaaataaaGCGGCGCCGACTGAAAGAGCTGGTGTGAAAAGCAGAAGGCAGCATGAACAGCAGTCAGAGAGAAAAGCCAGACATGTTGGGAAACATTACTGGGAGGAAAACGAGCTCTGGAACACAAATAGGAGAACGTTTCTGTAACTCGCTCTTCATCGAGCTCTGCACAGACAGTAAAGCGCAGAAAGAAAAGCTCGGGAGCGCTTGTTTCACTGCGGCGTTTCCCCCTTTGAGCTGAACCAAGCGCTCCTTCAGTTTTTTGGCAGATCTGAGCCGATctgcaaacacataaaaacatcgCTTGTGATGATGCTGCAGCTGTGAATATGCATCCGGATAAGTCTCAAAGAAACGCCACTGCCGTTACCGTGGGAACCAGCTGCTATTTCCAGTCACCAGAGACAAACACAGTGGTAAAATAGCCCCATTTCCTCCGGCGATAAACACTAAGCTGGAGAGGAgcgagggggcggggctttgatgAAACATGGCAGCAGCAGGTTGGATGAGTGAAGACTGAAATGGAGGGGCGTTTGGGTCGAGAGCTAATCCTCATTGGTCCTTCTTGTCAGATGCTGATGAATCCTCTTTGGTGCCTGCCTCTTCAGGAGGAGACTCCTCATATCTgcaaaaacaaggaaacaaagAGTGAATCAAAcctaaaacaacaaagttttaACCATCCAACAACAAGCTGGGAGAAATTCACTTTAACCGCTCCCCTCCCAGcaagaaggttctggttcaaatcctagtGAGGTTCTTTGAGTGGAGTTCACATATTCTCCTTGTTCCATCTTCCAGTTGGTGATTCTAAACTTTCCCTTAGGTGTGAACGTAAGAATATGAGGACAAACGTCCAGGTTGAACCCCTCCTTTGCCTAACAGTACCTGGATTAGGCACCAacaaccccatgaccccgaaCAGAAATGTGAGGGTACAGAAGATGGATTCATTTTTCAGAGGCAGATTTCACAAAAAGacatatttgttaaaatgtttatgcaTCCTTCACCCTCTCCCTTCAGTGGAAATTGCAACTGGATTTTAAAACTTTgcccaagaaaaaaatatttttttagtctaaaataCAAGGAGATGTTTTCACAGCAAAGTAAAGACAGGCCCTGTGAAGATGAACTACAGCCGGTAATATAGAATTGATTAATATCACAATATAGTTCTTCATATCAGGCGATCCCTATATTCATcacaatataaaccaaataactatatttgtcaaatttgagtTGTGGGGACCTCAGAGAGGGGAGTTGCGGGGGCCTCAGAGGGGAGTTGTGGAGACGTCAGAGGGACTGTACTTTAGGTGATTGTCAGCTTcagaaaccaaaaataaaacaggttcCAGTAGAATGAACAGAAGTTTTTGTGGATATTAAGGATTGCTGAATGTAGCCTCGAGGGAGCCAAaaccagggtctcattgtgctgCCACAGAGCTGGGGGGGCTGGTAGCCCAGGGTGTACGGATGGGTGAGGGTTTCATCTTGGATACATGTAGCTGATGTAATTGTtaatttagcttattttacCATTCCAGTGGAGACGGGAAGATAGATTATGGTTGGGGGCAGGGCTTCTACGTGGAGGTGGGCTGTAATCGACGGCGGAGGGGGGAGGAGCCTGTTGCCATACAGACAGCATCCATGGAGGAGGCCAGGCTGGCCGGGGAGCCACTCACAGTGGGAAAGGAAGTTAGCCTGGGAGAACCAGGAAGAACTTCCTCTGACGACTCGTAGCTATGGCCGAGAGGGGATGAACAGGACAGGAGAGACGAGGAGAATGAGAGAAGTCAGAGAGGAAGTGGATGgaatggagaaaaagaaaagaaagagggAGGTAAGTTTTTTGAATCGGGTTTTGACAGAATCAGCTGTCGTGACTCTAGAAAGCTGAGAAAATAATTGAAGACTGGAGGGGAGGAAAGAAAGAAGAGAGGCTGACAAACAAGTGATGCAGGAAAGGAAGAAAATGAAAGGTCAGGTAGCCTCCCACCCCCCCATAGTGGAATAATAAGATCCCTTCAGATCTGAGGATTACTTGATTTATTCAAGTGCTCATCTTCAGCACCAGTCTGGCCTTCTAATCAGTGAAGAAATGCAGATAGAGCACTTTAAAATAACCGAGCAGCAGATTTTTGGGACCTGAAGGAACACCTACAGAAGAACTGAACTGATGAGGTTCAAACTGAGCTGAGCACCAAGGTGCCAGTGACCTCAGGAGGCAGAACACACCATCAGAGATGGCCGACTGTTCCTTATTCTTTAggattacaattttaaaatgcagGAAAGCCAAAAAGTTTTCATTAAGCTTAAAAAGAGCATCATCCTAAATACAAAAGGGTTGCCATGGTGACTCACCTGAACATCTCCGTGAGTTCTCCTTTGAATAGCGCCACAACGACGGGGAAGCCCACACAGGCAGGAACCAGGTAGNNNNNNNNNNNNNNNNNNNNNNNNNNNNNNNNNNNNNNNNNNNNNNNNNNNNNNNNNNNNNNNNNNNNNNNNNNNNNNNNNNNNNNNNNNNNNNNNNNNNNNNNNNNNNNNNNNNNNNNNNNNNNNNNNNNNNNNNNNNNNNNNNNNNNNNNNNNNNNNNNNNNNNNNNNNNNNNNNNNNNNNNNNNNNNNNNNNNNNNNNNNNNNNNNNNNNNNNNNNNNNNNNNNNNNNNNNNNNNNNNNNNNNNNNNNNNNNNNNNNNNNNNNNNNNNNNNNNNNNNNNNNNNNNNNNNNNNNNNNNNNNNNNNNNNNNNNNNNNNNNNNNNNNNNNNNNNNNNNNNNNNNNNNNNNNNNNNNNNNNNNNNNNNNNNNNNNNNNNNNNNNNNNNNNNNNNNNNNNNNNNNNNNNNNNNNNNNNNNNNNNNNNNNNNNNNNNNNNNNNNNNNNNNNNNNNNNNNNNNNNNNNNNNNNNNNNNNNNNNNNNNNNNNNNNNNNNNNNNNNNNNNNNNNNNNNNNNNNNNNNNNNNNNNNNNNNNNNNNNNNNNNNNNNNNNNNNNNNNNNNNNNNNNNNNNNNNNNNNNNNNNNNNNNNNNNNNNNNNNNNNNNNNNNNNNNNNNNNNNNNNNNNNNNNNNNNNNNNNNNNNNNNNNNNNNNNNNNNNNNNNNNNNNNNNNNNNNNNNNNNNNNNNNNNNNNNNNNNNNNNNNNNNNNNNNNNNNNNNNNNNNNNNNNNNNNNNNNNNNNNNNNNNNNNNNNNNNNNNNNNNNNNNNNNNNNNNNNNNNNNNNNNNNNNNNNNNNNNNNNNNNNNNNNNNNNNNNNNNNNNNNNNNNNNNNNNNNNNNNNNNNNNNNNNNNNACTGTTCCTTATTCTTTAggattacaattttaaaatgcagGAAAGCCAAAAAGTTTTCATTAAGCTTAAAAAGAGCATCATCCTAAATCCAAAGGGGTTGCCATGGTGACTCACCTGAACATCTCCGTGAGTTCTCCTTTGAATAGCGCCACGACGACGGGGAAGCCCACACAGGCAGGAACCAGGTAGAGTAGAGCGGGCTGCAGAACACGTCAGAACTTCATTCAGAACACAGTCAGAACCACAGCTGAGCTCTTGGAGAACCGTTTAAAGTACCTATGTAAGAAGCTTTGATGTAAAGTGGAAACATTGGtcgtttaaccctttaacaccagagatttggctccagtgtttacattctttcgactaccgTAGCTATTCAaccgtttacgcaattaacataattccagcagattctgaactgcagaaaagcagctttgagttGATATACAAAATCCAGAGAAAACCAAACTGACACTGGATGCTGATTTTGCAAAACCCTTTTTGCCATCAAACAAGTTCTTCATAAAAGAGTTTATCTGCCTGAGGATCCTTCTGCACTGCGAACATATACCAATAAATATATGATTCGGTATATATTTTCCTCACTTTTGTacaatatgttttaaaatcccAAAACCTGAGTCTTTAATATCAATGTCACTGTCATTGGATGCCCCTATCAATCACTGTCGTAAGAAACAATAGAATTATAGCTGAACttgtaaataaacttttaaaacaagcttttaaTCTGTAGGAGTTGGCTGTAACTTAGTTCTTTGATATAGTTTTAcctataatttaaaaaaaaattctactgggtttttaaaattattttggcatttagctgatgtattggtattatgctagctttttcaaccattttagcttttactgaggtttttttatgctaaattggagtttagctaatattttagctccatGCTAACCGTTTTAGCCATTTCAGATTTTactgaggttgttttttttaggttattttggagttaagctaatattatagctacatgctagctttttgtggctattttggaatttgatAAGGATTTGgaactaatttggagtttagctagtatattAGCTTTTTCATAgcctttttagctaatttttaaatttttagggtaatttggcattttgctaatatttttgcatgcCATCAGTTTCAGCCCTTTATTATTCTGGTGTTTATCTTTAGCTAAGATTTTGTTCAGCATATTGAGATCCAATTAATGGAAGGGTtggttgacctctgacctcgaCGTACCTGTGCGTGTTTGAAGGTGTGCATGACAAAAATGGTAAGGCCAAGGCCAAAGATGTAGGCCAAGAAGCTGGAGTAGAAATACGTCCTGCTGTTCTTCTTCAGGCTGCACATGAACACAGAAAACATCAGATCTCAGTTGGATCAAAGAAGACCCTCTTCATGAACGATGGTTGATGCGAGCTTGGACTTGCCTGACATCGAAGCGCAGCAGCAGAGCGATGAAGATGCCTGGAATGACGATGTCGCCCAGTCCCAACATGGCAAAGTTATTGGCTTCAAGACCTTTTTCCAGCAAGTCCTGCGGGAAAACCACTGGAAGACAGAGCAGACAACGTTACTAAAcacacttcaaaaatccaaactaaTCAGTCAGGCAGCGCTAGACgattaaaagcaatttgaaactgttttaatcTCGTTTCTATTGAATAATACTCAATattgctaataaaaaaaagaaaatttttactataaaaataaaaagagcaaaTTAACAACCACTCGTGTACAGGAGAGTGGAGGGCAGGCTGATCAGTGAACGCATCGTTTCACATTTTATCCAGTTAAATGGAAAAATTAACATTGAAAGGTCCAGTCAATAGATCTTGCAGGGCAACATTTCTACTACCATCCTTCAGTTGGTTTTCAAaaatcatgaagaaaaaaacccacTGGAGCCAGATCAATTATCCAGGTAATCACTTGTTACACCCGCAAATATGACTTTAATGGCTCCAATTTAAGTTTCCAGCTCTGTGGTTGGATTTAATATTTGTACACATCTGTAAATGGACTTTTTCTGAACCAGAACTCACTTTAATAATGGTGGATGATCAGCAGGTTGTATCTGCACCCTCTTCTCTTAACCACTGATAACCCTGTTTGTATTGCCCATTCTGagaaaatcatggactaaaatCATATTCAGTCAAGGTAAAGTAGAATTTCTAGCATGAATCCCACCTAATTCTGACTAGTGGATGACATGAACAGTCTTTGTCCATCTCTGTTCTATACAGATCATGGATGAACTTCACGGCTAAAAGATGCAGATGTTGAACTAATAAAGAAACGATTGAGAGTATAGATTGCACAGAGATAATGTGGGTCAGCTTTTATGATAAAGTCAACTGCAGGTCCACCGATTTGTTTGCAGGACTGTTTTCCTCACAGAATGGCAAAAACGGGACTGACTAAAGGGGAGGATCCTCCAAtcagaaaaaagctgtttttaaatactacagagaatattttaaagaagGACAGCTCCTGTGCTCACACTAAAGGACTTACATTTGATGGGTGCTTCAAACGACTTTGCCACGGTTACCATGACGTTGGTCCCAAACACCTGGAGAGTTTGGGAAAAGAAGAGCTTATGAATGAGCACCTGAACTTAAAGACAAAATCCTGaatgtgcaacaaataaaagagGGTTTTCTCACCCAGAAGACGTCATAGACGAACAGCCCCCCCAGCAGGATGCAGCCAGTACTGACGTTGTTCAGGTGTAGCAGCTCCACCCCGTTTAAGGCAAATGCTAGGCCGAACAGGTTGTTGGCTATCCAGTGCTAAGATGTCAGAAAACAAACGCAGCCGTGACCACCTCCTTAAGAGCATTACTGTAGTCAGAGCATGCAGTAGAGACAGAACCATCAGACTCTACCTTCTTGAGCAGGTACCAGACTCCCACCACACTGCTGATCAACAGACACACCAGGTTCTTGGTGTCAAACTCATAGTTGACTATTTCTGTTGAGAGACAGAAGACACATCAGAACTTCCAACTGCAGGCCTACATCTGAACAAAACAGTCCAGGGGTTACTTAAAGACAGGAAAACTGGTTCtggtttttgacatttctagaatttcgataaagttttacGCATATGTGTACTGGAAATGTAACTAGTGTTTCAGAGGCATTTGAACATTTCCCTGAAGTTAAGGTGGGACATCAGCTCTGTTTGTGTTAGAGTGCTTCTCAACCTTTGTAAAGGTGTTTCAACAGATCTGCAAATAGAGTCAAATCCTTTGTGTTTCAGAGTTAACGCCCAGAATTTAGCAATCCCTTCTAAGTCCCGTTCTGCCTTCCTGGGTgccaaaacagacagaaatgtcTTCTGTGAGCTGctttagaaaagaaaatttcTAGAGAATCTTCAGATCCAGCTTGTTTTCATCAACACAGAGAACAAGactgtgggcggggcttgcaGCCGCACAGTTGATGGTTCAACATACAGACAGGGTGGAGCTTACCCTCTTTGGACTCCCCGGAACCCTGAGTGAAGAGCAGCTGGTACTGCTTGTTTGGCAAAGACACTGGAAAGATTCTGGACATCAGTGGACTGCGGGAAAGATCCGGTTAGAGTTCTTGTCTCAACGTGTGGGGATTTGTACACATGATTGCAGAGTTACCTCATAGTGTGAGACAGAGCCAGGACGCCCAGCACAAAGAAGTAGACGGACAGCAGCAGGTTGATGTACTCTTGAGAAAACACCTGTTCAACAGCACACATACAGTCTGTAAGAAACACTAGACCAGCTTCAATGTGAGGCAGTGGCTGAGACCCCAACTCACCTTGAAGAAGAGGTACAGACCAAACAAAGTACAGCTGGCAATGATGGGAAAGCGGGCGGCGTCCCGGCTGGTGATGGTCTCCGGCATGTCTGCAGAGTTCTGCAGAGAAACGAGCAGATGAGGAGAAGCATCTCAAGGCTGAACTTCCTCCAGGGTTGACAACTAAAATGTTGCTCAAAAGAGGCTTGTTTGATAAAATACACTGAATGTAAAACCACTAAACAAGTGAGTCTTTTGATGAATTCACTGGAGTTCCAGCTGGATTTATGGAGACTGGATGATGAGACGAGGACCAAAATACCTGCTGACAGGTATATCCTNNNNNNNNNNNNNNNNNNNNNNNNNNNNNNNNNNNNNNNNNNNNNNNNNNNNNNNNNNNNNNNNNNNNNNNNNNNNNNNNNNNNNNNNNNNNNNNNNNNNNNNNNNNNNNNNNNNNNNNNNNNNNNNNNNNNNNNNNNNNNNNNNNCCCactggtcttttcattatgattatgccgtttatAACTAAAGTCAAAATCtgcattagaaatttgcctcagagttgtgggcaggaccactGATGCAGAGAAACCCCGCCCACTCTTACAATCACCCATGATTGATAGCTCTCTTTTTACACTCTTTCCCTCTAGCTTCcagccctcacaaccccaacctgacattaccagtgctacaaaaatggtgagcaacatcagagctatccagccgcacaCTTCTgttccagattccagctcagattaggaaaacaaaagactttCATGGATCTGTCTGAAAGtagatgcatcggaatggatcCGGAAGCTTGTGTCCCACCCAGTCTATTTactgtcacaaataagctccaTCAAACAGCTCCAAATTTATTAGAATAAATCAGGATCAGTTTGAATTAAGACACACTTAGAATTGCAATTTGGAGCCTGATTTTCCCTACATATTAGAAAAACTCCATGGCATGGGGGGGCATCAATCATTTACCAGCAATTTaagttttcttcagttttttaggctaatttggagtttagctaatactttatctttatgctggctgtttttgctaaattagacatttctgcagtttttaaggccaatttggcatttagccaatatttaagctacatgctagctgttttggctaatttagtattttttcagctttttaggctattttgaagt
It encodes:
- the hm13 gene encoding minor histocompatibility antigen H13 isoform X1; the protein is MSEAEQVPASAPEAASAVILDALNATDSNGTEALNATAKFVATPEGTALAYGSLVFMALLPIFFGALRSVTCSKSKELGENEYDSGFRNSADMPETITSRDAARFPIIASCTLFGLYLFFKVFSQEYINLLLSVYFFVLGVLALSHTMSPLMSRIFPVSLPNKQYQLLFTQGSGESKEEIVNYEFDTKNLVCLLISSVVGVWYLLKKHWIANNLFGLAFALNGVELLHLNNVSTGCILLGGLFVYDVFWVFGTNVMVTVAKSFEAPIKLVFPQDLLEKGLEANNFAMLGLGDIVIPGIFIALLLRFDVSLKKNSRTYFYSSFLAYIFGLGLTIFVMHTFKHAQPALLYLVPACVGFPVVVALFKGELTEMFRYEESPPEEAGTKEDSSASDKKDQ
- the hm13 gene encoding minor histocompatibility antigen H13 isoform X2; translation: MSEAEQVPASASEAASAVILDALNATDSNGTEALNATAKFVATPEGTALAYGSLVFMALLPIFFGALRSVTCSKSKELGENEYDSGFRNSADMPETITSRDAARFPIIASCTLFGLYLFFKVFSQEYINLLLSVYFFVLGVLALSHTMSPLMSRIFPVSLPNKQYQLLFTQGSGESKEEIVNYEFDTKNLVCLLISSVVGVWYLLKKHWIANNLFGLAFALNGVELLHLNNVSTGCILLGGLFVYDVFWVFGTNVMVTVAKSFEAPIKLVFPQDLLEKGLEANNFAMLGLGDIVIPGIFIALLLRFDVSLKKNSRTYFYSSFLAYIFGLGLTIFVMHTFKHAQPALLYLVPACVGFPVVVALFKGELTEMFRYEESPPEEAGTKEDSSASDKKDQ